One genomic region from Ornithinimicrobium flavum encodes:
- a CDS encoding ISL3 family transposase — translation MSDATFTRPDLTTFAGLDDLGLVVTGQLLKPDRAVLACRVLEPDDWCKRCGCHGVPRDTVTRQLAHEPFGWRPTTLLLTIRRYRCTECSHVWRQDTTAAAEPRAKISRAGLRWGLVAIVVGHLSMSRVAEGLAVSWNTANDAVLAEGQRLLIADPTRLDGVRVLGVDEHVWRHTRRGDKYVTVIIDLTPVRDGTGPSRLLDVVEGRSKAAFKDWLAQRDQAWRDGIEAVAMDGFAGFKTATTEELPEAVTVMDPFHVIRLAGDALDECRRRVQQELHGHRGRKGDPLYSARRTLHTGADLLTDRQHERLDRLFAGDEHVQVEVTWGIYQRMIHAYRDPDRAGGRTEMRSVIDALTEGVPGPLVELRKLGRTLARRASDVLAYFDRPRTSNGPTEAVNGRLEHLRGLALGFRNITHYIARALLEAGGFRPQLHPGL, via the coding sequence ATGTCCGACGCTACCTTCACGCGCCCCGACCTGACTACCTTCGCCGGCCTGGACGACCTGGGTCTGGTGGTCACCGGCCAGCTGCTCAAGCCTGACCGTGCGGTGCTGGCCTGCCGGGTCCTCGAGCCGGACGACTGGTGCAAGCGGTGCGGCTGCCATGGCGTTCCGCGGGACACCGTGACCCGACAGCTGGCGCACGAGCCGTTCGGGTGGCGTCCCACCACACTGTTGCTCACCATCCGACGCTACCGGTGCACCGAGTGCAGCCACGTGTGGCGTCAGGACACCACGGCCGCGGCCGAGCCACGGGCGAAGATCTCCCGCGCCGGGCTGCGGTGGGGCCTGGTCGCGATCGTGGTCGGCCACCTGTCGATGTCCCGGGTCGCCGAGGGCCTGGCGGTGTCGTGGAACACCGCCAACGACGCGGTCCTGGCCGAAGGACAGCGGCTGCTCATCGCCGACCCGACCCGGCTGGATGGCGTCCGTGTCTTAGGCGTGGATGAGCACGTCTGGCGGCACACTCGGCGTGGTGACAAGTACGTCACCGTGATCATCGACCTCACCCCGGTCCGCGACGGCACCGGCCCCTCCCGCCTGCTGGACGTCGTCGAGGGGAGGTCCAAGGCAGCGTTCAAGGACTGGCTCGCGCAGCGGGACCAGGCCTGGCGCGACGGGATCGAGGCCGTGGCCATGGATGGGTTCGCCGGCTTCAAAACCGCCACCACCGAGGAGCTGCCCGAGGCTGTGACGGTCATGGATCCATTTCACGTCATCCGGTTGGCCGGTGACGCCCTCGATGAGTGCCGCCGTCGCGTGCAGCAGGAGCTGCACGGGCACCGCGGCCGCAAGGGCGACCCCCTCTACTCCGCCCGTCGGACTCTGCACACCGGCGCCGACCTGCTCACCGACCGTCAGCACGAGCGTCTCGACAGGCTCTTCGCCGGCGATGAGCACGTGCAGGTCGAGGTGACCTGGGGCATCTACCAGCGGATGATCCACGCCTACCGCGACCCCGACCGCGCCGGCGGCCGGACCGAGATGAGGTCCGTGATCGACGCCCTGACCGAGGGCGTCCCGGGGCCGCTGGTCGAGCTGCGCAAGCTCGGCCGCACCCTGGCCCGACGAGCCAGCGACGTTCTGGCCTACTTCGACCGGCCCCGCACCAGCAACGGCCCTACCGAAGCCGTAAATGGACGGCTCGAGCACCTGCGCGGACTGGCCCTCGGGTTCCGCAACATCACCCACTACATCGCCAGAGCTCTCCTGGAAGCCGGCGGCTTCAGACCCCAACTACACCCTGGATTGTGA
- a CDS encoding type II toxin-antitoxin system PemK/MazF family toxin, giving the protein MTKVTVAPITSTVKGLSSEVPVGRANGLDHDSAVSIDNVLTIPADLLGRTLGFLTPEQERHLARAIVLAYDLEVPLLEEP; this is encoded by the coding sequence ATGACCAAGGTGACCGTGGCTCCCATCACGTCGACTGTCAAGGGGTTGTCCAGCGAAGTACCGGTAGGCCGTGCTAACGGGCTGGACCACGACAGTGCTGTCTCGATCGACAACGTCCTGACCATCCCCGCCGACCTCCTGGGCAGGACGCTGGGGTTCCTCACGCCCGAGCAGGAGCGCCACCTGGCAAGAGCCATCGTGCTGGCGTACGACCTCGAGGTGCCGCTGCTCGAAGAGCCGTGA
- a CDS encoding YlcI/YnfO family protein, whose protein sequence is MTTQIAVRLPDEMVRFLDRSVASGKAASRAALVAAALEREMRVQAAQQDVQTLKKKGTADDLDELVAWSVAHATLDD, encoded by the coding sequence GTGACGACACAGATCGCGGTACGGCTCCCTGACGAGATGGTTCGCTTTCTGGACCGGAGCGTCGCCAGTGGCAAGGCTGCCAGCCGAGCCGCGCTGGTGGCCGCGGCCCTGGAGCGCGAGATGCGCGTGCAGGCCGCGCAGCAGGACGTCCAGACCCTGAAGAAGAAGGGCACGGCCGATGACCTCGACGAGCTCGTCGCCTGGTCCGTGGCCCACGCGACACTGGACGACTGA
- a CDS encoding toxin: MKVHRSALKHGVVPEDAVQAADLSLWVEPLEEDEWPHRELRLGFDTQARLLETVVLVFRSGEEMVIHAMPARRQFWDLLP; this comes from the coding sequence GTGAAGGTCCACCGCAGCGCGCTCAAGCACGGGGTCGTTCCCGAGGACGCGGTCCAGGCTGCGGACCTGTCGTTGTGGGTCGAGCCGCTGGAGGAAGACGAGTGGCCCCACCGCGAGCTGCGGCTCGGCTTCGACACCCAGGCACGGTTGCTGGAGACGGTCGTGCTCGTCTTTCGCAGCGGCGAGGAGATGGTCATCCACGCGATGCCGGCCCGTCGTCAGTTCTGGGACCTTCTGCCCTAA
- a CDS encoding SRPBCC family protein codes for MTDIAAVPVVVFDLELDVDIHAASLPGSRESASTSSGRRTLQLGDEVTFHARHFGVPWRMSSRITSYDRPHRFVDEQIRGPFRTLHHEHLFTALGTDGTRMTDRMYISAPGVPLGAALTHLLLAPYLDRLLRQRAAHIKHTAETTGQHD; via the coding sequence GTGACCGACATCGCCGCCGTACCCGTCGTCGTCTTTGACCTAGAGCTCGACGTGGACATTCACGCGGCATCCCTGCCGGGCAGCAGGGAAAGCGCCAGCACCAGCAGTGGCCGACGCACTCTGCAGCTCGGCGACGAAGTCACCTTCCACGCCCGCCACTTCGGCGTGCCGTGGCGCATGAGCAGCCGCATCACCTCCTACGACCGCCCACACCGCTTCGTCGATGAGCAGATCCGCGGCCCCTTCAGGACCCTGCACCACGAGCACCTATTCACAGCCCTCGGCACCGACGGCACCCGCATGACCGACCGCATGTACATCAGCGCACCGGGCGTACCGCTGGGTGCAGCGCTGACGCACCTGCTGCTAGCCCCCTACCTGGACCGCCTGCTGCGACAACGTGCGGCCCACATCAAGCACACCGCAGAGACCACCGGTCAGCACGACTAG
- a CDS encoding ribbon-helix-helix protein, CopG family, which produces MADDDQVTDEQIQKWADEAEAGYDVEELKRRGRGRPGRGAEPTQVIAVRLTAEEIAALDAYAAREHLSRSEAIRRALAGYAA; this is translated from the coding sequence ATGGCAGATGACGACCAGGTGACGGACGAGCAGATCCAGAAGTGGGCTGACGAGGCCGAGGCTGGCTATGACGTCGAGGAGCTCAAACGCCGCGGCCGGGGCCGTCCCGGGCGCGGGGCCGAACCAACGCAGGTAATCGCCGTGCGGCTCACGGCCGAGGAGATCGCGGCGCTCGACGCGTACGCCGCCCGGGAGCACCTGTCCCGCTCCGAGGCGATCCGACGTGCGCTGGCCGGCTACGCCGCGTGA